The Candidatus Binataceae bacterium region AGGCCGGACTTGGTGCGCGCCGCTGGGACTACCTCGGTGCAATCGTAACGATCCCAAGCTTTTGCGACGAGCGCATCGAGCTTTACCTGGCACGCGAACTCGAGGCCGCGCCAGGCGAGCTCGACCATGACGAAGTCATCAGTGCCACGCCGGTCGCCTTGGACCGGGCACTGGCGATGATCGTGAGCGGTGAGCTCATCGATGCAAAGTCGATCGTCGCGCTGCTACGCGCCCGCGATTTCCTGACTGGCGCAGGATCAGCCTGAGTCGCGTTTTTGGGCCCGCCGTCGCCTGGTTTGCGACGATTGCCAATATTCGGACCCGCCCCTGGCTGACCGCGAATTACGCGGTCGCCCGCTAATCAGGCAGCGCTCTTACTCGACCGTCACTTCGTCCGGAAACAGGAAGGTGGTTGCGCCATCGTCAAACTGCACCAACAACATCCGGCGCCCGAGGTTGTCCACCGAGCGCAAAATGCGAGGTTTTTCTGTGTATCTGCTCAACCCT contains the following coding sequences:
- a CDS encoding NUDIX hydrolase, with protein sequence MAIERREVMKLGVVDLGVEKAELPNGLTVDLAVIRHPGASAIVALDEHSRVTLLRQWRHAMGGWIWEVPAGCRRADETARACAERELSEEAGLGARRWDYLGAIVTIPSFCDERIELYLARELEAAPGELDHDEVISATPVALDRALAMIVSGELIDAKSIVALLRARDFLTGAGSA